Genomic DNA from Burkholderia plantarii:
CTGTATCCGGAGATTCCGGGCGTGGCGGGCCTCGCGATCGGCAGCCCGCAGTTCCCCGCGATCGACGTGCGGCTCGGCACCGGCCGGCGCCTGCGGATCCGCGCGGCGGGCGCGCCGGCGTCGAGCTACGTGCAGGCGCTGTCGATCGACGGGCGCGCGCAGTCAAGCCCGTGGGTCGACTACGCCGCGCTCGCCGACGGCGCGACGCTGCGCTTCTCGATGGGCAGCTCGCCGTCGCAGTGGGGCGCCAGCGTGCCGCCGCCGTCGTTCGGCGTGCCGGTGGCGATCAACGCGGCCGACAGCTACAACAACCGCGGCTTCAGCGCCGACGGCGCCACCAACACCGACGGCCAGGGCGCGGACTTCGACGGCAGCCTGTTCAGCTACTCGCTGAACGCGCTGGCGGCGGCCGGGGTCCAGCCGGGCAAGCCGTTCCCGGTGGCGGGCGCGGCCGTGGCGGTGGCGGGCGGGCCGCTCACGCTCGACAACACGGTGACCGTCGGCCAGACCGTGATGCTGCCGCCGGGCTCGACCGGCTCGGGCGTGGTGGTGCTCGGCTCCGCGAACAACGGGCCGTCCAGCGGCGTCGCGCAGCTGAACTTCGCCGACGGCACGAGCCAGGCCGTCACGCTCGCGTTCGACGACTGGACGCTCAACGGCGGCGGCGCGAGCCCGAGCTCGGCGATCGCCGTGACGATGGCCTATCGCAACTCGGGCAACGGCCAGCCGGACAACGTCAAGACCTACCTCTTCGCGCAGAAGATTCCGGTGCCGCCCGGCAAGGTCGTGACGAGCATCACGCTGCCGCGGCAGGTCAGCGCCGGCAAGATGCACGTGTTCGGGGTGGCGATGGCGTCGTGAGGATTCGTTGAGGATTCAGCGGCGCCTTTTTCCATTCGGATGATGCGCGACACCGCTTGCGGGAAGGCGCTCGATGAAACGACGCTCAGGCGATCCGCGCGAGCCGCGGGCGCGCGGCGGCGCCCTCCCTCGACATGGTCTCGCGCACGTGGTGCGCGAACGCCTGCGCGGCCGGCTGCGCGACCGCCGGCAGGCGCAGGCAGATCGCGAACGGCGGCAGCGCGGGCAGGCCGGCCGCCTGCGGCGCGAGCGTTTCCAGGTCGTCGGGCACCGTGGAGGCGAGCCAGGTGGTGATCGCCACGCCCGCGCGCACCATCGACGCGGTCGCCTCGATGTTGCCGCTCTCGAACACGGTGCGCCACGCCACGCCCTGCTCCGCGAGCGCGCCGAGCACCACGGGGCGGAACACGCAGCGCTCGTCCACCATCGACAGCGGCAGCGGCCGCTTTCGCCATGCCTCGCTGCCGCGCCCCGACACCCACACCAGCGGCTCGACGCGAATCACCTCGCCCCTGGCCTCGCTCGCCACGTACTGGATCAGCGAAACGTCCACGCGCCCGCTGTCGACGGCCTCGTGCAGATCGGGCGACGCGCAGCAGACGAGCGTGATGTCCACGCGCGGATGCGCCTCGGCGAACGCCTTCATCGCCGGCGCGAGCGGGCCGACCAGATCGTAGGGCACGCCCACCCGCAGGCTGCCGCTGAGCGGGCCGTCGGCCATGTCGGCCCAGATCTCGTCGTTCAGGCGCAGCAGCTGGCGCGCCTTGACGAGAAACGTCTCGCCCTGGCGCGACAGCTCCAGCCGGCGCGTCTTGCGCACGAACAGCAGGCAGTCGAGCATGTCCTCCAGGCGCCGCACCTGCTGGCTCACGGCGCCTTGCGTCATGTGCAGCAGGTTCGCGGCCACCGTCATGCTGCCGCTGTCGGCCACGGCGACAAAGGTTCGGATCAGGTCGAGGTCGAGGTTTCGGGTCATGGACGCATTATGCCGGCTAATGCATCGCATCAAAATTATTGCCTTTCATGATGCATCGGCCGTCCGTACAGTGCGAACCTCGTTCCTTCGAATCGCCGCCAATGACCGCGCTCCTGCCGCTCTTCCTGTTCGTCGCCGTCGC
This window encodes:
- a CDS encoding LysR substrate-binding domain-containing protein — encoded protein: MTRNLDLDLIRTFVAVADSGSMTVAANLLHMTQGAVSQQVRRLEDMLDCLLFVRKTRRLELSRQGETFLVKARQLLRLNDEIWADMADGPLSGSLRVGVPYDLVGPLAPAMKAFAEAHPRVDITLVCCASPDLHEAVDSGRVDVSLIQYVASEARGEVIRVEPLVWVSGRGSEAWRKRPLPLSMVDERCVFRPVVLGALAEQGVAWRTVFESGNIEATASMVRAGVAITTWLASTVPDDLETLAPQAAGLPALPPFAICLRLPAVAQPAAQAFAHHVRETMSREGAAARPRLARIA